A single region of the Micropterus dolomieu isolate WLL.071019.BEF.003 ecotype Adirondacks linkage group LG02, ASM2129224v1, whole genome shotgun sequence genome encodes:
- the usp7 gene encoding ubiquitin carboxyl-terminal hydrolase 7 isoform X1, whose product MNHHHHHTQQQQQQKAGEQQLSEPEDMEMEAGDTDDPPRIPANPVINGNVAMADGHNNTEEDMEDDTSWRSEATFRFVVERFSRLSESVLSPSCFVRNLPWKIMVMPRFYPDRPHQKSVGFFLQCNAESDSTSWSCHAQAMLKIINYKDDEKSFSRRISHLFFHKENDWGFSNFMSWSDVTDPERGFVDDDKVTFEVYVQADAPHGVAWDSKKHTGYVGLKNQGATCYMNSLLQTLFFTNQLRRAVYMMPTEGDDSSKSVPLALQRVFYELQHSDKPVGTKKLTKSFGWETLDSFMQHDVQELCRVLLDNVENKMKGTCVEGTIPKLFRGKMVSYIQCKHVDYRSERIEDYYDIQLSIKGKKNIFESFKDYVATEQLDGDNKYDAGEHGLQEAEKGVKFLTFPPILHLQLMRFMYDPQTDQNIKINDRFEFPDQLPLDEFLQKPDSKDPANYILHAVLVHSGDNHGGHYVVYLNPKGDGKVSVKEPIWCKFDDDVVSRCTKEEAIEHNYGGHDDDLSVRHCTNAYMLVYIRESKLSEVLQPMTDVDIPQQLVERLQEEKRVEAQKRKERQEAHLYMQVQMVTEDQFCGHQGNDMYDEEKVKYTVFKVLKSSTLQEFVQNLSQTMGFPQDQMRLWPMQARSNGTKRPAMLDYEADCNKSMIDLSDNENPWTIFLETVDPEMAASGATLPKFDKDHDVMLFLKMYDPKTRSLNYCGHIYTPISCKIRDLLPVMCERAGFQQETSLILYEEVKPNLTERIQDYDVSLDKALDELMDGDIIVFQKDDPENDSSELPTAKDYFRDLYHRVDVIFCDKTIHNDPGFVVTLSNRMNYFQVAKTVAQRLNTDPMLLQFFKSQGDGPGNPLRHNYEGTLRDLLQFFKPRQPKKLYYQQLKMKITDFENRRSFKSIWLNSQFREEEITLYPDKHGCVRDLLEECKKAVELSEKGSEKLRLLEIVSYKIIGVHQEDELLECLSPAASRTFRIEEIPLDQVDLDKDSEMLIPVAHFHKEVFGTFGIPFLLKIRQGESFREVMRRIQTMLDIQEKEFEKFKFAIVMMGRHQYITEDEYEVNLKDFEPQPGNMSHPRPWLGLDHFNKAPKRGRYTYLEKAIKIHN is encoded by the exons CCGGGGACACAGACGACCCTCCAAGAATCCCGGCCAACCCAGTGATCAATGGTAACGTGGCCATGGCAGATggacacaacaacacagaagagGACATGGAGGATG ACACCAGTTGGCGGTCAGAGGCGACTTTCCGCTTTGTCGTAGAGCGCTTCAGCCGCCTGAGTGAGTCGGTGCTCAGCCCGTCCTGCTTTGTCCGAAACCTTCCATGGAAGATAATGGTGATGCCGCGCTTCTATCCCGACCGGCCACACCAGAAGAGCGTGGGCTTTTTCCTGCAGTGTAACGCAGAATCTGACTCCAC GTCCTGGTCATGCCACGCGCAGGCAATGCTGAAGATCATCAACTACAAAGATGACGAGAAGTCCTTCAGCCGCAGGATCAGTCACCTGTTCTTCCACAAAGAGAATGATTGGGGCTTCTCCAACTTCATGTCCTGGAGT GATGTTACTGATCCAGAGAGGGGCTTTGTTGATGATGACAAAGTCACCTTTGAAGTCTATGTCCAGGCAGATGCCCCACATGGAGTGGC CTGGGACTCCAAGAAACACACAGGCTATGTAGGATTGAAGAACCAGGGAGCAACTTGCTATATGAATAGCCTCTTACAGACGCTCTTCTTCACCAACCAGCTAAGACGG GCGGTGTACATGATGCCCACAGAGGGAGATGACTCGTCCAAGAGCGTTCCACTGGCTCTGCAGAGGGTTTTCTACGAGCTGCAACACAGCGACAAACCCGTCGGCACCAAGAAACTCACCAAGTCCTTCGG ATGGGAAACACTAGATAGCTTCATGCAACATGATGTACAGGAGCTGTGTAGAGTG CTCCTGGACAATGTGGAGAACAAAATGAAAGGCACTTGTGTTGAGGGAACCATCCCTAAGCTCTTCAGAGGAAAGATGGTG TCATATATCCAGTGCAAGCATGTGGACTACCGGTCAGAGCGGATAGAGGATTACTATGACATCCAGCTTAGCATAAAAGGAAAGAAGAACA TCTTCGAGTCATTCAAAGATTACGTTGCAACTGAACAGTTAGATGGAGACAACAAATACGACGCAGGAGAGCATGGCCTGCAG GAAGCAGAAAAGGGCGTGAAGTTCCTCACCTTCCCTCCAATCCTTCATCTGCAGCTGATGAGGTTCATGTATGACCCACAGACCGACCAAAACATCAAGATTAATGACAG GTTTGAGTTTCCAGATCAGTTACCCCTGGATGAGTTCCTTCAGAAGCCAGACTCCAAGGACCCAGCCAACTACATCCTGCATGCAGTGCTAGTGCACAGCGGGGACAACCATGGCGGTCACTACGTCGTCTATCTTAACCCAAAAGGAGACGGCAAAGTGAGTGTCAAGGAACCAATA TGGTGTAAGTTTGATGATGACGTTGTGTCGCGATGCACCAAGGAGGAGGCCATAGAGCACAACTATGGTGGACATGACGATGACCTCTCAGTGCGCCACTGCACCAACGCATACATGTTGGTCTACATTCGTGAGTCCAAGCTCA GTGAGGTGCTCCAGCCGATGACTGACGTGGACATTCCGCAGCAGCTGGTGGAGCGTCTGCAAGAGGAGAAAAGGGTGGAGGCACAGAAGAGGAAGGAGCGCCAAGAGGCTCACCTCTACATGCAGGTTCAG ATGGTGACAGAGGACCAGTTCTGTGGTCACCAGGGCAACGACATGTATGATGAGGAGAAGGTGAAGTACACAGTCTTCAAGGTCCTGAAGAGCTCTACGCTGCAAGAGTTTGTCCAGAACCTCTCCCAGACCATG GGTTTCCCACAGGACCAGATGAGGCTGTGGCCCATGCAGGCCCGGAGCAATGGAACCAAGCGACCCGCCATGCTCGACTACGAGGCCGACTGCAACAAGTCG ATGATCGACTTGAGCGACAATGAGAACCCCTGGACAATATTTCTGGAGACCGTGGATCCAGAGATGGCGGCCAGCGGGGCCACGTTACCTAAGTTTGACAAAGACC acgATGTCATGTTGTTCTTGAAGATGTATGACCCCAAAACCAGAAGCTTAAATTATTGTGGACATATCTACACACCTATTTCCTGCAAAATAA GAGACCTTCTGCCAGTCATGTGTGAGAGAGCAGGGTTTCAGCAGGAAACTAGCCTTATCCTCTATGAG GAAGTAAAGCCCAATCTAACAGAGCGGATACAGGACTATGATGTCTCTCTGGACAAGGCCCTGGATGAGCTTATGGACGGGGACATCATTGTCTTCCAGAA GGATGACCCAGAGAACGACAGCAGTGAGCTGCCTACGGCCAAGGACTATTTCCGGGATCTCTACCACCGCGTGGACGTCATTTTCTGTGACAAGACCATCCACAATGACCCCGGCTTCGTGGTCACTCTCTCTAACCGCATGAACTATTTTCAG GTGGCCAAGACAGTAGCGCAGAGGTTGAACACAGATCCCATGCTGCTGCAGTTCTTCAAGTCACAGGG GGACGGTCCAGGGAATCCTCTCAGACACAACTATGAGGGAACGCTGCGGGACCTGCTGCAATTCTTCAAACCTCGGCAGCCCAAGAAACTGTACTACCAGCAG TTAAAGATGAAGATAACAGACTTTGAGAACAGGAGGAGTTTTAAATCCATATGGCTCAACAGCCAGTTCAGAGAGGAG GAGATCACCCTCTACCCTGACAAGCACGGCTGTGTGCGGGACCTTTTGGAAGAATGTAAAAAGGCAGTGGAGCTCTCTGAAAAAGGCTCTGAGAAGCTCAG GCTGTTAGAGATAGTAAGCTATAAAATCATCGGGGTTCACCAGGAGGACGAACTGCTAGAATGTTTATCTCCGGCTGCCAGTCGCACCTTCAGAATAgag GAGATTCCTTTGGACCAGGTGGACTTGGACAAGGACAGTGAAATGCTAATCCCTGTTGCTCACTTCCACAAGGAAGTCTTCGGCACCTTTGGGATCCCCTTCTTGCTCAAGatcagacag GGCGAGTCATTTCGGGAGGTGATGAGGAGGATCCAGACCATGCTGGACATTCAGGAGAAGGAATTTGAGAAG TTCAAGTTTGCAATTGTGATGATGGGGAGGCATCAGTACATAACCGAAGACGAGTATGAGGTCAACCTGAAGGACTTTGAACCACAGCCAG